The DNA region CCTAATCGTATAACTTACCATCAACAAACTCTGGGCTGACGAACCACCACTATTATTAAGACCAATTAAAGTAAATTAAACATCATAGTTCAAAATTGATAATAGATACTGATCTCTTTGACAGTCCTTACAACAAGTAATGTTACAGTTAGTCTCCGTAATCTACAAAGTAAGTTGTTCCAAGTGGGTGTGGACTGGAGGGCGAAAGATCTATCAtctatgtttgtttgttctgtgtTAATACGTACAAGAGCGAAAAGTGTAGAAGCCCTCCGCGCATGTAAAAGCAGGCAAATATGAGTTAATGAAGTTTCAGTGTAAATCCATAAGCTATAATAAAGTCTATAGGGAGAAGTTTAGGAAAACGTGTCTTTGCAGTATCACACTTGtattctcaagaacacttagctCGCAGAGATTAAGTAAAGATATAGTAACACTttccatataattaaaatgGAGCATCAATCTCCATAGCTGGTAAAGTGAGACATAGAAGAAGATGTTTATTAGCTAACTAGTGATCATTCTAACTTGATATATTAATTACACCATCGTTTCTCGGGTAGTGACTTTATGGTCGGTCGCGTCCCGAGCTTGAGTTCACAATTTTGTGTTGAGCTATATCAATCAAAGTATAGCGTACTGTAGTAAGAAAAGTGCAAAATATTTCTGTTTTCACCGAAAATAAAAAcggtttttttttccatcccTTGTGACATTATCCAAAAGACCATTTAATCtactacatatattttataataaatcgactatttataattttaatagttatatttaaaatcaaaacaatttataGAGTCCAGAGTCTTTGACATGATATAAATCTCACTTTTGTCTATACATCATACATCAAACAAGTGTGAAAATCATACTGAtgccattaaaaaaataataataatactgtcatatgaaaatatattttgctcACTGATCTAAGTTAAGTGGATAGAGAGAAGATGTCAAAAAAGTTCAGATATTGTCTAGAACATATatctttatctttaaaaaaaaaaaaaaactaaaagtgaaaaacaaaaaaacctacCTCCAGTAATTTTCAACACTGtgtagaaaaagagaaagaaatatatttgtatgACAGATATTTTGGAAATAAATGTGATTTCTTTTTGTCACAAATGTTAAGAATTGTTataattagtataatatatatttgtttccattttcaAAACTCTGAACTAATTTTCATAAACAAagtaataaaaccaaaatagataaattataaCTTCATAAggataaaaataacaataaaatttaacattttataatttatttaataataaataaaaaaagagacacGACAGAGtgtgattttatttgtttgtcgaAATCTGGGAATCATCtgatactctcttcttcttctcccttgaTCGATTTCGATTTGCTTCAATCTATCGgcgagagagatagagagacagCTCAATCGGATTCGACTCCCGCCAAATCGGAATCTCTGATTCCACGATCCGCCTAATTCATTAGATTACATCCCGAGGGAGTGAGTGTGAATCGGAGAATAGAGATAAAGAGataaagagataaagagagagatagagagagaagagagagggaaTGAACGGTGGTGATGAGGTCGTCGCAGCTTCGGCAGACCCATCTCTGCCTTTGGAATGGAGATTCTCTCAGGTCTTCGGTGAACGAAGCGCTGGTGAAGAAGTTCAAGAAGGTTAGATATCTCAGGGGGGTTGACTTGTGTTGCTTTGATTACATACACATCACATGTATTTAGCTTTATACTATTCGAtctaacctctctctctctctctctctctctctctaattcgatgtttttgtttgtaatctGGATTTGTAGATCTGTTTGTGTTCGTTAATTACGTTTTCAATCAttgtaaagttttgatttttattttatttttgggggtTCAACTTTGTATCTGTTTATGGGTAACTTGAAAGCTATAGGCTTTTAGATTGCATTTTGTTGAATCGATGTTATTAGTTGAAATTCTTAAATAAACTTTGTAGCTGGTGTTGTTTCCTCTGCAGTTGATATAATCTCAGCGATTGAATTTGATAATTCTGGTGACCATCTTGCTACTGGTGACCGTGGAGGACGTGTTGTTCTTTTCGAGAGAACCGATGCCAATAATGTATGTCCACTTTTGCCTTCCCAAGTGATTTGCATAAATATTGGACAtttggttatgttgttgttgCATGGTATCGATTACAGAGCAGTGGAACCAGAAGGGATCTTGAAGAAACTGATTATCCACTGAGGCATCCAGAGTTCCGTTATAAAACAGAATTTCAGAGTCATGACCCTGAGGTATTTTCGATTGATTCACTCTGTTTTCTTACTCGCGATTTGTGTTATACCGTTTATTTtctgtctattcaaatgtttgtttctttgtctacCAGTTTGATTACCTCAAGAGTTTGGAGATAGAggagaaaattaacaaaattagatggTGTCAAACAGCCAATGGAGCTCTTTTTCTCCTCTCGACGAATGATAAGACCATCAAGTTTTGGAAGGTGAAAATTACCTCTATATCATTTATTGGCCCTCTGAATGACATACTGTTAAGGTAGCAACTTTGTGTTTGCTTCATGGGTAATCTCGAGAATGTTGATATCTGAACTCTCTGGGCGTTGACATTGTTTGTTGGTTGCTtattgtttctagattgttctaCACCTTTAATTGTTCTGTTAATAACCTGTTGAGATGAGTATGTAGATGTGgttctttccattttttcttaTGTGAGAGTTTTTAATAGGTTCAAgacaagaagatcaagaaaatttGTGATATGAAATCAGATCCTTCAAGAACTGTAGGAAATGGAACCGTTGCAAGCCCATGCTTTGTGAATGGAGGAGTACCTGAAGTGAACAGCTCACCAGGAGGCATCTCTTCTCTGCGGTTACCAGTGGTAGTTGTACTCCgaacaatttgttttctttattttttgtttgtcgcTTCTTAAATGTTTTTAAGCATGCTAGTTTCAACACGAACTCAAGGAAGACCTGCATCGTAGAGCCAATCAATGTACTAACCTTTTTCTGGATGATTACGAAAACTCACATGCAGGGTTTTCCCTTCGTGCCAGTTGATTCGAAATAACATGGAGCATATCATGTAGTATATGCGCCCGGCAGAATTATACAATTTGCTCCAGTTTACTGTTCATTGGTGCTCGACTTGTGTTTTTAGTACTAGTCTCTAGTTACATGACCTTCTCTACCACTGATTAAGAATTAATTCTGAAGTCAAAATTACTTGGTATTACTCACTTGTAGACTAATAATTCGTTTGAAATATACAGGTAACTAGCCATGAGTCGAGCCCTGTTGCTAGATGTCGAAAAGTGTATGCTCATGCTCATGATTATCACATCAATTCAATCTCAAATAATAGGTAGGTGATTCACCCATTTGGTATTCAACTACCTTCTTTCTTACAGTCACTATAAGTCGTCTGATGAACCATTGCCGTTGTGGATAATCAATCCATTTCTTCGTCTTTCTATTCAAACTGCTACCTCGCTGATGTTAGCTTTTGATCGACACTTCAATGGATAATGTTCTGCTTCTAATAGTATTTGTTCTCTCAAATTAGTGACGGCGAAACATTTATATCTGCTGATGATTTGCGAATCAATCTTTGGAATATGGAGATCAACAATCAAAGTTTCAATATTGTTGATGTCAAGCCTGCAAAAATGGAAGATCTATCTGGTAAGCAGTGGTCTACTGTTCTTTCTATCCCGTATGTTGTCTGCATGTTATGGTGATCGACTTTGACGTATACGATACACATATATCAACCAATTGGATGCTATATTCTCCGTAATTGCTATTGTATTTCTTCTTGCAGAGGTTATCACATCAGCAGAATTTCATCCTACCCATTGCAATATGTTAGCCTATAGCAGTTCGAAAGGTTCAATTCGCCTGATTGATCTGCGCCAATCAGCTTTATGTGATTCACATTCCAAATTGTAAGTCCTGAGGCTGGAAATTCTATTAAGTTTCTTTGTAGTCCAGCGTAAATTTTGATAATCATCTTCATTACTTATTTACTTCATCATTGTTCAATTATCTCTCTTACCTTTCTTTGGAAAAATTCATCTCATTCCAACTTGAGAGATAAGTTTCTAGCGTAATGCTGTAAAATATTCGATTATAATTGAGGAAGATAAAGCTGTATGAAAGCAAATAAATGACAGCACACTTTCTTCTAGGATTTGATAACCTGCGGTAGCAGCAGAGGCTAACGTTACTATTTCTGCAGGTTTGAGGAACCAGAGGCAGCAGGTCCTAAATCGTTCTTCACTGAGATAATTGCTTCAGTCTCAGACATCAAATTTGCCAAAGAAGGAAGATATCTACTTAGCCGTGACTACATGACACTTAAGGTCCATACTTTCATTGTTTCCATTAGCTTTAGATATGATATAACATTGAAGTCAATTAGTGGCTGGTTTGTAATTGTTTGTGTAAGGTAAATTGACCTCTTGGTTATGTTTTGCATGTCAGTTATGGGACATCAACATGGACTCGGGTCCAGTAGCAACTTTACAGGTTCATGAATATTTGAAACCAAAGGTCAGTTTC from Camelina sativa cultivar DH55 chromosome 3, Cs, whole genome shotgun sequence includes:
- the LOC104778083 gene encoding serine/threonine protein phosphatase 2A 55 kDa regulatory subunit B alpha isoform-like isoform X2; translation: MNGGDEVVAASADPSLPLEWRFSQVFGERSAGEEVQEVDIISAIEFDNSGDHLATGDRGGRVVLFERTDANNSSGTRRDLEETDYPLRHPEFRYKTEFQSHDPEFDYLKSLEIEEKINKIRWCQTANGALFLLSTNDKTIKFWKVQDKKIKKICDMKSDPSRTVGNGTVASPCFVNGGVPEVNSSPGGISSLRLPVVTSHESSPVARCRKVYAHAHDYHINSISNNSDGETFISADDLRINLWNMEINNQSFNIVDVKPAKMEDLSEVITSAEFHPTHCNMLAYSSSKGSIRLIDLRQSALCDSHSKLFEEPEAAGPKSFFTEIIASVSDIKFAKEGRYLLSRDYMTLKLWDINMDSGPVATLQVHEYLKPKLCDLYENDSIFDKFECCISGNGLRAATGSYSNLFRVFGVSPGSIETATLEASRNPMRRHVPIPSRPSTALSSITRVISRGSESPGVDGNSNALDYATKLLHLAWHPNENSIACAAANSLYMYYA
- the LOC104778083 gene encoding serine/threonine protein phosphatase 2A 55 kDa regulatory subunit B alpha isoform-like isoform X1 — encoded protein: MNGGDEVVAASADPSLPLEWRFSQVFGERSAGEEVQEVDIISAIEFDNSGDHLATGDRGGRVVLFERTDANNSSGTRRDLEETDYPLRHPEFRYKTEFQSHDPEFDYLKSLEIEEKINKIRWCQTANGALFLLSTNDKTIKFWKVQDKKIKKICDMKSDPSRTVGNGTVASPCFVNGGVPEVNSSPGGISSLRLPVVVTSHESSPVARCRKVYAHAHDYHINSISNNSDGETFISADDLRINLWNMEINNQSFNIVDVKPAKMEDLSEVITSAEFHPTHCNMLAYSSSKGSIRLIDLRQSALCDSHSKLFEEPEAAGPKSFFTEIIASVSDIKFAKEGRYLLSRDYMTLKLWDINMDSGPVATLQVHEYLKPKLCDLYENDSIFDKFECCISGNGLRAATGSYSNLFRVFGVSPGSIETATLEASRNPMRRHVPIPSRPSTALSSITRVISRGSESPGVDGNSNALDYATKLLHLAWHPNENSIACAAANSLYMYYA